The Anas acuta chromosome 2, bAnaAcu1.1, whole genome shotgun sequence genome contains a region encoding:
- the FZD1 gene encoding frizzled-1 produces the protein MAERRGPAAGGEVGGGRWRWRCRWRCRWLLPVPLPLLLLWAAALPAGGQPPAPQYNGERGISIPDHGYCQPISIPLCTDIAYNQTIMPNLLGHTNQEDAGLEVHQFYPLVKVQCSAELKFFLCSMYAPVCTVLEQALPPCRSLCERARQGCEALMNKFGFQWPDTLRCEKFPVHGAGELCVGQNASERGTPTPALHPESWTSNPQRGGAGGGAGGSGSGEPRGRFSCPRALKVPSYLNYRFLGEKDCGAPCEPGRLYGLMYFGPEELRFSRTWIGIWSVLCCASTLFTVLTYLVDMKRFSYPERPIIFLSGCYTAVAVAYIAGFLLEERVVCNERFAEDGSRTVAQGTKREGCTILFMMLYFFGMASSIWWVILSLTWFLAAGMKWGHEAIEANSQYFHLAAWAVPAIKTITILALGQVDGDVLSGVCFVGINNVDALRGFVLAPLFVYLFIGTSFLLAGFVSLFRIRTIMKHDGTKTEKLEKLMVRIGIFSVLYTVPATIVIACYFYEQAFREQWERSWVTQSCKSYAIPCPNNHSSHHPPMSPDFTVFMIKYLMTLIVGITSGFWIWSGKTLNSWRKFYTRLTNSKQGETTV, from the coding sequence ATGGCCGAGCGGCGCGGGCCGGCGGCCGGCGGCGAAGTTGGCGGCGgccggtggcggtggcggtgccgGTGGCGGTGCCGGTGGCTGCTGCCGGtgccgctgccgctgctgctgctgtgggcgGCGGCGCTGCCGGCCGGGGGGCAGCCGCCCGCGCCGCAGTACAACGGCGAGCGGGGCATCTCCATCCCGGACCACGGGTACTGCCAGCCCATCTCCATCCCGCTGTGCACCGACATCGCCTACAACCAGACCATCATGCCCAACCTGCTGGGCCACACCAACCAGGAGGACGCGGGGCTGGAGGTGCACCAGTTCTACCCGCTGGTCAAGGTGCAGTGCTCGGCCGAGCTCAAGTTCTTCCTCTGCTCCATGTACGCGCCCGTCTGCACCGTGCTGGAGCAGGCCCTGCCGCCCTGCCGCTCCCTCTGCGAGCGCGCCCGCCAGGGCTGCGAGGCCCTCATGAACAAGTTCGGCTTCCAGTGGCCCGACACGCTGCGCTGCGAGAAGTTCCCGGTGCACGGGGCCGGCGAGCTGTGCGTGGGGCAGAACGCCTCCGAGCGAGGCACCCCCACGCCCGCCTTGCACCCCGAGAGCTGGACCAGCAACCCCCAGCGTGGGGGtgccggcggcggggctgggggctcggggTCCGGCGAGCCCCGCGGGCGCTTCTCCTGCCCGCGGGCGCTGAAGGTGCCCTCCTACCTGAACTACCGCTTCCTGGGCGAGAAGGACTGCGGGGCGCCCTGCGAGCCCGGCCGCCTCTACGGGCTCATGTACTTCGGGCCCGAGGAGCTGCGCTTCTCCCGCACCTGGATCGGCATCTGGTCCGTGCTCTGCTGCGCCTCCACCCTCTTCACCGTGCTCACCTACCTGGTGGACATGAAGCGGTTCAGCTACCCCGAGCGGCCCATCATCTTCCTCTCGGGCTGCTACACGGCCGTGGCCGTGGCCTACATCGCCGGCttcctgctggaggagagggTGGTCTGCAACGAGCGCTTTGCCGAGGACGGCTCCCGGACCGTGGCGCAGGGCACGAAGCGGGAGGGCTGCACCATCCTCTTCATGATGCTCTACTTCTTCGGCATGGCCAGCTCCATCTGGTGGGTCATCCTCTCCCTCACCTGGTTCCTGGCCGCCGGCATGAAGTGGGGCCACGAGGCCATCGAGGCCAACTCCCAGTACTTCCACCTGGCCGCCTGGGCAGTGCCAGCCATCAAGACCATCACTATCCTGGCCCTGGGGCAGGTAGACGGGGATGTCCTCAGCGGCGTCTGCTTTGTGGGCATCAACAACGTGGACGCGCTGCGGGGCTTCGTGCTGGCCCCCCTATTTGTCTACCTGTTCATCGGCACCTCCTTCCTGCTGGCCGGCTTTGTGTCCCTCTTCAGGATCCGGACCATCATGAAGCACGATGGCACCAAGacagaaaagctggagaagCTCATGGTGAGGATAGGCATCTTCAGCGTCCTCTACACGGTGCCGGCCACCATCGTCATTGCCTGCTATTTTTACGAGCAAGCTTTTAGGGAACAgtgggaaaggagctgggtCACGCAGAGCTGTAAGAGCTATGCCATCCCCTGTCCTAATAACCACAGCAGCCATCACCCACCCATGAGCCCTGACTTCACCGTCTTCATGATCAAGTATCTCATGACCTTAATCGTGGGCATCACCTCGGGCTTCTGGATCTGGTCGGGGAAAACGCTGAACTCCTGGAGGAAGTTCTACACCAGGCTCACCAACAGCAAGCAGGGCGAGACCACCGTCTGA